One genomic segment of Helianthus annuus cultivar XRQ/B chromosome 14, HanXRQr2.0-SUNRISE, whole genome shotgun sequence includes these proteins:
- the LOC110904148 gene encoding mitochondrial phosphate carrier protein 3, mitochondrial: MEAVKVRVQTQPGFARVWEMDFQSLSDRKVHSACTRDWYRFGDGRYHAVKKLGLWGLFTRGLPLRIVMIGTLTGAQWGIYDAFKVFVGLPTTGGAAPAPVAEIEKA; encoded by the exons ATGGAGGCAGTGAAGGTACGTGTCCAAACACAACCTGGATTTGCTAGGGTTTGGGAGATGGACTTCCAAAGTTTGTCAGATCGGAAGGTGCACTCGG CTTGTACAAGGGATTGGTACCGCTTTGGGGACGGCAGATACCAT GCAGTGAAGAAGCTTGGACTTTGGGGTCTTTTTACTCGTGGGCTTCCACTACGTATTGTCATGATTGGAACCCTCACTGGAGCTCAATGGGGAATCTATGATGCTTTCAAAGTGTTTGTTGGACT ACCAACAACAGGCGGTGCCGCACCTGCTCCAGTTGCCGAGATTGAGAAGGCTTAG